A part of Desulfomicrobium baculatum DSM 4028 genomic DNA contains:
- a CDS encoding XrtA system polysaccharide chain length determinant: protein MNHELYQQFERYARILLQRKRVVVVVALLVMTLGVITSYVLPRKYEAQSTVFIEQSVISELVKGIATTPSMEAKIKVLTVAMLSRETLFKVMRILDKDVEFASDMDREAYIKDLRERISIRLDEKRGIFFISFQDSDPRYARDFVNTITQVYIESNTASKRDESLEATRFLSEQIESFKKRLDAVEDEINQYRAEHGLQLATDETTIRFEIADAERKLEAIRARKLELETKLQLMPSGGGRSAHLADMERQLATLLTAYTDQHPKVVRLQGQIRAVKSSPSGGMTGNSGAAAKTLVQAEIEAATLQEKAQLATIEEKTELLRRIPTLRTGLNELLRKKDNETLIYSQLVTRYGQSEVSKQMEMENKSMNFRVVDPAVMPDTTVSPKRVPIMLLSALAGIGIGMAVIMVPYLMRGSVESLADLRSLNQRVLAVLPAISKPKEERQRVRGDRIFMSGAALYFLMLVTIGVMEALGNSPLDVLFERALGPWL, encoded by the coding sequence ATGAATCATGAACTGTATCAGCAATTTGAAAGGTATGCGCGGATCTTGCTGCAACGCAAGCGCGTTGTGGTCGTCGTGGCTCTGCTGGTCATGACCCTGGGCGTTATAACCAGTTATGTCCTGCCCAGGAAATACGAGGCGCAGTCCACGGTTTTCATCGAACAGAGCGTCATCAGCGAATTGGTCAAGGGCATTGCCACCACTCCGTCCATGGAGGCCAAGATCAAGGTTTTGACCGTGGCCATGCTCAGTCGGGAAACGCTCTTCAAGGTGATGCGCATTCTGGATAAGGATGTCGAGTTTGCTTCGGATATGGATCGGGAAGCATACATCAAGGATTTGCGGGAGCGGATTTCCATCAGGCTGGACGAAAAACGGGGGATCTTCTTCATCTCCTTTCAGGACAGCGACCCGCGTTATGCCCGTGATTTCGTCAACACCATCACTCAAGTCTACATCGAGTCGAATACGGCCTCCAAGCGGGACGAATCCCTGGAAGCGACCCGCTTTTTATCCGAGCAGATAGAGAGCTTCAAGAAGCGCCTCGACGCGGTGGAGGATGAGATCAATCAGTACAGGGCCGAGCATGGCCTCCAGCTGGCGACGGACGAGACCACAATCCGTTTCGAGATCGCCGATGCCGAGAGAAAGCTGGAGGCCATTCGGGCGCGCAAGCTTGAGCTTGAGACCAAGTTGCAGCTCATGCCCTCCGGAGGGGGCCGGTCCGCGCATCTGGCCGATATGGAGCGCCAATTGGCGACGCTTTTGACGGCCTATACGGATCAGCATCCAAAGGTCGTGCGGCTGCAGGGGCAGATCAGGGCCGTGAAAAGCAGTCCGTCGGGCGGCATGACCGGGAACTCGGGAGCAGCCGCCAAGACACTGGTTCAGGCCGAGATAGAGGCCGCCACGCTTCAGGAGAAGGCCCAGCTTGCGACCATCGAGGAAAAGACGGAGCTTCTGCGCCGGATTCCCACGCTCCGCACGGGGCTGAACGAACTCTTGCGCAAGAAGGATAACGAGACCCTGATCTACAGTCAGCTCGTGACCCGCTACGGCCAGTCGGAAGTTTCCAAACAAATGGAGATGGAAAACAAGTCCATGAACTTTCGGGTCGTGGATCCGGCTGTCATGCCCGACACCACTGTCAGTCCCAAGCGCGTGCCGATCATGCTTTTGTCGGCCCTGGCCGGAATCGGGATAGGCATGGCCGTCATCATGGTGCCGTACCTCATGCGCGGGTCGGTGGAGAGCCTGGCCGACCTGCGGTCTCTCAACCAGCGGGTGCTGGCCGTTCTGCCTGCGATTTCCAAGCCAAAGGAGGAGAGGCAGCGCGTGAGGGGGGACCGTATTTTTATGTCCGGAGCGGCGCTTTATTTCCTCATGCTGGTGACCATCGGCGTCATGGAGGCCCTGGGCAACTCACCCCTCGATGTGCTGTTTGAAAGGGCGCTCGGCCCTTGGCTGTAG
- a CDS encoding polysaccharide biosynthesis/export family protein: protein MSSCIGIGSIMWKKCFMAKVAVLIFGAMLLGGTGLAGEYIIGAGDSVHVFVWGEPDLTVPALVRPDGRISLPGAGEIMAEGLTPEALQKEIAGRLSALVKEPMVTVSMVGIENSKVYIIGGGVVTGVYPLKQKTSLLHLLAGMDLARADLHGAHVMRDGARMDRDFDLLLRNGDLKQDLVLRHNDIIVFPALPEPYVYVVGAVNTPQALPYKDGMTVLDALLACGGFNKFAKKNDTVVVRREDGAEKRIPVRAQDLAEGRDLSQNVVLRRGDYIIAAESFF from the coding sequence ATGTCGTCTTGTATCGGAATTGGATCCATCATGTGGAAGAAATGTTTTATGGCCAAGGTTGCGGTGCTGATTTTCGGCGCGATGCTTCTTGGTGGGACAGGGCTGGCCGGCGAGTACATCATCGGCGCGGGAGACAGCGTGCATGTCTTCGTGTGGGGCGAGCCTGATTTGACGGTTCCCGCCCTTGTACGTCCCGACGGCCGCATCTCCCTGCCCGGAGCCGGAGAGATCATGGCCGAGGGTTTGACCCCCGAGGCCCTGCAGAAGGAGATCGCAGGCCGTCTCTCGGCCCTGGTCAAGGAGCCGATGGTCACGGTGTCCATGGTCGGCATCGAGAACAGCAAGGTCTACATCATCGGCGGTGGCGTCGTCACGGGCGTTTACCCCCTGAAGCAGAAGACCTCGCTTCTGCATCTTCTGGCGGGCATGGATTTGGCCCGGGCCGACCTGCACGGTGCCCATGTCATGCGCGACGGGGCCCGGATGGATCGGGACTTCGATCTTCTGCTGCGCAACGGGGACTTAAAGCAGGACCTTGTTCTGCGCCACAACGACATCATTGTCTTTCCGGCTCTGCCTGAACCGTATGTCTATGTCGTCGGTGCCGTGAACACGCCCCAGGCCCTGCCTTACAAGGACGGGATGACGGTGCTCGATGCCCTGCTGGCGTGCGGAGGATTCAACAAATTCGCCAAGAAGAACGATACGGTCGTGGTCCGGCGAGAGGACGGGGCCGAGAAGCGGATTCCGGTCCGGGCCCAGGATCTGGCCGAGGGCCGCGATTTGTCTCAGAACGTAGTCTTGCGTCGCGGGGATTACATCATTGCCGCGGAAAGTTTTTTTTAA
- a CDS encoding TIGR03013 family XrtA/PEP-CTERM system glycosyltransferase, giving the protein MSPIILRNLAHDIVWALLALSASLAILAPSVASLSGDFEFVRGASSVLAITLLPSVGVWSVFWFTGRKPRAPRALYYQAVATSLTMAMLYVVDRSSGMLGSEIRLVVLGLGVFAGLKSAEYLFAKYRRVIPGVLKRVLIVGDGPLAVQMEEFMHANRESYVMLGRVSCTSTVFPPADEEAGHEAAPDRIGRLLRLAQNFGADKVVVALAERRGFFPVEELLNCKMAGIEVVDAPSFYESATHKLLIENISPSWFIFSHGFKVNWMLRLCKRVFDLSAASIGLICFMPFVPFIALAIKMDSPGPMLFRQVRVGRGDRPFVLMKFRTMREDAEAGTGAVWSQVDDPRITKFGNFLRRSRLDEIPQLINILKGDMSLVGPRPERPEFVSELKEMIPYYSERHYVKPGLTGWAQVLYPYGSTVEDAIEKLRYDMYYIKNISIILDLYIVIKTFKVVLLGKGR; this is encoded by the coding sequence ATGTCTCCAATTATACTTCGCAATCTTGCCCACGACATCGTCTGGGCGTTGCTGGCCCTGAGTGCGTCCCTGGCCATCCTGGCGCCGTCCGTCGCATCGCTTTCCGGGGACTTTGAGTTCGTGCGCGGTGCCAGCAGTGTTCTGGCCATTACCCTCCTGCCCTCGGTCGGGGTCTGGTCGGTCTTCTGGTTCACCGGCCGTAAACCGAGGGCGCCGAGGGCCTTGTATTATCAAGCCGTGGCGACCTCGCTGACCATGGCGATGCTTTATGTCGTGGACAGGTCATCGGGTATGCTCGGAAGCGAGATCCGTCTTGTCGTGCTGGGGCTCGGCGTCTTTGCCGGGCTCAAGTCCGCCGAATACCTCTTCGCCAAGTATCGCAGGGTCATCCCGGGAGTGCTCAAGCGCGTACTTATCGTTGGAGACGGTCCTCTGGCCGTGCAGATGGAGGAGTTCATGCACGCCAATCGGGAGAGTTATGTCATGCTGGGCAGAGTCAGCTGCACGTCGACGGTTTTTCCCCCGGCAGACGAAGAGGCCGGGCATGAAGCGGCTCCTGACAGGATCGGCAGATTGTTGCGCCTGGCCCAGAATTTCGGGGCCGACAAGGTCGTGGTCGCCCTGGCCGAACGGCGGGGCTTTTTCCCGGTGGAGGAGCTTTTGAACTGCAAGATGGCCGGGATCGAGGTCGTGGACGCCCCCTCCTTCTATGAAAGCGCGACGCATAAGCTGCTCATCGAGAACATCTCGCCCAGCTGGTTCATATTCAGTCATGGGTTCAAGGTGAACTGGATGCTGCGCCTGTGCAAGCGCGTCTTTGACCTGAGCGCCGCCAGTATCGGCCTGATCTGTTTTATGCCGTTCGTGCCGTTCATCGCGCTGGCCATCAAAATGGATTCTCCCGGCCCCATGCTGTTTCGGCAGGTCAGGGTCGGCAGGGGCGACAGGCCCTTTGTGCTCATGAAGTTCCGCACCATGCGCGAAGACGCCGAAGCAGGGACCGGAGCCGTTTGGTCCCAGGTGGATGATCCGCGCATAACCAAGTTCGGCAACTTCCTGCGCCGTTCCCGCCTGGACGAGATTCCACAGCTGATCAACATCCTCAAAGGCGACATGAGCCTGGTCGGTCCCAGGCCGGAACGCCCTGAGTTCGTGAGTGAGCTGAAGGAAATGATCCCATACTATTCGGAGCGGCACTATGTGAAGCCGGGACTGACGGGGTGGGCGCAAGTGCTCTATCCGTATGGTTCAACCGTTGAGGATGCAATTGAGAAGCTTCGTTATGATATGTATTACATAAAGAACATCTCAATAATACTTGATTTGTACATTGTTATTAAAACATTTAAAGTCGTATTGCTTGGAAAAGGGAGGTAG